In one window of bacterium DNA:
- a CDS encoding sugar kinase, giving the protein MSVLVVGTLALDSVKTPFGEVKNALGGSAVYFSLAASIFTQVKLVGVVGMDFPD; this is encoded by the coding sequence ATGAGTGTATTAGTTGTAGGAACTTTAGCCTTAGATTCAGTAAAAACACCTTTTGGCGAAGTAAAGAATGCCCTTGGAGGCTCAGCGGTATATTTTTCATTAGCCGCAAGTATTTTCACTCAAGTGAAATTAGTCGGGGTTGTTGGAATGGATTTCCCGGATG